The genomic interval CCATTTTAATAAATTTATCTTTTTCATCGCTTCTTGCCAAACGCAAAAGTTCATTTTTGCAAAAGTTAATTTTCAAAATACTTATCGCTTTTGAAAAAGAGCGTAAATTATTACTTTCTTTAATTGAATCGTCAATCATAAGTTCCCTTAAAATCGGATTCTCCTGCCATTTTACACCTGATTTTAAAATTTCAAAAATATCTGCGTGAGCCCTAAAATTTTTGCTTTTTAATTCGTCCAAACCAAGAAGTTTGAAATTTTCATCGCTTATCATTGTTTTTAAAATTTCAAGTTCGGCGATATCTTTTTTATGAGCTTTTGGCATAAGAGGTATTTCCGGACTAGAGCTTAAATTATTTTTTTTATTTGTTAAAGAAAATGAGCCGATCGGCAAATTAAGCACTGCCGAAACTAAATTTTCATATCCCATAGCGACAATGGAATCAAGCGAAAAAGTTAACTTTTGAATTTCACTTAAAGCTTCTTTTCGCAAAATAGGTTTTGATAAATCAAAATTTGAAGCAATTTGGCGTATTAAAAATTCTCCCCCTTCAACACCTTTGGAATAAATTTCCCTAAGCTCATCTATTTTTCCTGCAAAAACCATATCTGCAGGATCTGCGCCGTTTTCAATGATTACCACGCTTGTGTTAATCTCATTTTTAAGTAAAAGTTCAGCACTTCTGACAGCAGCCCTTATTCCTGCCGTATCTCCGTCAAAACTTAAAATTATATGAAATTTCATACGCTTTAAAATCGGCAGATGCTGCTCTGTAAGAGCAGTTCCTAGCACAGCTACAGCGTTTGTAATTCCTGCTTTATGAAGCATTATCACATCCATATAGCCTTCGCAAATTATAAGTTCATTTTTTTTCACTGCATCTTTGCGTGCCAAATCATAAGCATAAAAAATTTTTGATTTATTAAAAACGGAACTATCCGGACTATTTACATATTTCGCTTTATTTTCACTATTTAGTGTGCGACCGCCAAAACCGACAATACGCGATCTCTCATCAAAAATAGGAAAAGTTATTCTATCAATAAAACTTGCATAAAAACCGTTTTCATTTTGTTTGATCGCGCCGACCGCTAAAGCTTCACCTGGCTCTATTTGTTCATTTTCGAGCGCTCTTATGGTATTTGCGGAACCAGGCGCCCATCCAAGCCCGAAATTTTGTATCGTTTTATCATCAAGCCCACGCGAATAAAGATAATCTATAGCTTTTTTATTTGAATACAACAAACTTTGATAATAAGCATTCAGCATTTCCAAAATTTTTTTATCGTCTTTTTTTTCTTTGTCGGCAAAATCATCGCTTGTGTAACTTAGCTCAAAATTATACATTTTAGCTAAAATTTGGACAGCTTCCACAAAACCGACTTTTTCATATTCCATTATAAAATTTATCGCCCCGCCGCCCGCTTCACAAACAAAACAGTGGTAAATTTGTTTAGTCGGACTTATCATTAAACTTGGATGTGTATCATTATGAAACGGACAAATCGCCTGAAAATTTGCACCGCTTTTTTTGACATCCAAATAATGTCCTATAACTTCAACAATATCTGATATTTGTATGAGTTTGTCTATACTTTCTTTTGCTATCATAAGCCAAATTATACACGATTTTTGCTATAATTTGCTGAATTTTTAAAAAGGTAAAATTTGGAAAATTTTTTAATTAGTTACAGAGATCCGATTTTTGGACTTATAGTTCTTATAAGTATCATACTTTTAGTAGCTGTGCTTAGCTTTTTTTGGGGAGTTTTTAGCAAAAAGGATGAAAATCACAATATAGAAAAATTTATAAAGAAATTCGATAGCGCAAACACACTTTCAAATAAATACGACGAACTTTTAAGGCACCTTGAGATAGGAGCCGATGTGCTGGCGATTTTAGCTTCCACATTTGTTAAAAGCGGAGATTTCGAGAAAGCTATCAGCGTATATATCATCGCACTTTCAAAAACAAACGACAAAAAAGAGCGTGTATTTTTACTTACAAGTCTAGGAAAAGTTTATTTTAAGGCCGGCTTTTTAGAACGAGCGGAAAATGTTTTGCTGCAAAGTTTAAAATTGTCACCCAGAAATCCCGAAGCTCTTAAAATTTTAAGCGTAATTTATGAAAGATTGAAATTTTATGATAAAGCGCTTGAAAGTATAGACGCTCTTACCGAGCAAGGCGAAGAGACATACGCACTGAATTGCTATATTCAGGCACTTATTATAAAAAACGATAGAAATTTAAGTTTTAATGAGAAAATTTCGCGCATTTTAGCACTGAATTTTGATAGTGCAAAACGAATGGCGCTGGAACTTTATCTGCAAAACAAAGAGCCTTTGGAAAATTTTAAAAATTTCCCGGAATTAAAAAATTGCATTGATTTGATTTATCCTTTAAATTTTGCCGTAAATACCGATGATAATGAATTTAAAGAGCTTTTTTATACGAAAAATTTAACTTCGCAAAACGGCGAAAGTCAAATTTTTGAGATAAATGCGCTTTCAGCTTTAAAAAAGACAAATTTCAGCGACGCAACCTTGAAGTTCAGCTATATTTGCCAAAATTGCAAAAGTTCGCTTCCTACGTTTTTTTATCGCTGTCCTATGTGTTATAGTTTGCAAAGCGTGCAAATAATCCCGCAAATTACAAAAAAAACAGATGAAATCAGTCAAACTTTTTAGCGACGGCTCTTGCCTTGGAAATCCGGGAATTGGAGGTTGGGCTTATATTTTGGAATTTAACGGACATGAAAAATGCGAATGCGGCGGAGAAATGTTGACTACAAACAATAAAATGGAGCTTCGAGCAGCAATTGAAGGTTTAAAAGCATTAAAAGAACCTTGCGAAGTTAAAATTTTTACGGATAGTTCATATGTAACAAATAGTATAAACGGTTGGCTTGAAAAGTGGGTGGCTAAAAATTTCAAAGGCAAGCAAAATGTAGAGTTATGGCGCGAGTTTTTACGTGTATCGGCAATGCATAAAATTTCAGCTTTTTGGGTAAAAGGGCATGCCGGACATCCGCAAAATGAGCGCTGCGATGAAATGGCGCGTAATTTCGCACAAAATTTGAAAGGAGCCTGAAATATGCATGAAATAGAAAAAATTTTAGGATATAAATTTAAAAATGAAAATCATCTAAAACTTGCTCTGACGCATAAAAGTTTCAAAGGCGCTCAAAATAACGAGCGACTGGAATTTTTGGGAGATGCAGTTATGGATTTGATAGTTGCTGAATATCTTTACGAAAAGTTTCGTCACACGCAAGAAGGCGATTTAAGCAAGCTTAGAGCAGCTCTTGTAAATGAAAAAAGCTTTGCGAAATTTGCAAGAAAACTGAAAATCGGCGAAAATTTGTTTTTATCACTTGGTGAAGAGCACAACGGTGGCAGAAAAAAAGATTCCATTCTTTCAGATGCGTTTGAAGCGATTTTTGGAGCAATTTATCTGGAAAGCGGGCTGGAAGTTTGTAAAAGCCTTTCCATTAAAATTTTAGAGGAAATTTTTCCACAAATCGATAAATCTTTATATAAAGATTTTAAAACCGAACTTCAAGAAATCACGCAGGCAAATTTTGCTTTGACGCCTACTTATAAGCTTTTAAGTGCGACAGGACCGGATCATAAAAAAGAGTTTGAAATGGCTGTTTTTTTTGATGACAAAAAAATCGCCGCCGCAAAAGGAAAAAGCAAAAAAGAAGCTGAACAAAAAGCCGCTAAAATCGCGATTGAAATCGCTATCACGGAAAATATAAAATGATATTTTATAAAATTTTATATAGCTTATGCGAATTTGTTAAAAAACGAATTCCGATAAAATTTAAAGAAATTTTTTTTCATATAAAATTCAGTTACAAAAACATTTTAAAATATAAAAAATCGGTGCCGAATATAAAAATATATGGGAAAATCAAATATAATAATGCTAAAATAGCGATAAATTTCGTTAAATTGAATAAAAATGTTAAAATTTTGCATGCGACAAAAATAGACAAAAATTTGATAAATTAAATAAGGAGATTAAAAAATGAACGCTAAACATATAAATTTTTTAAAAAACTCGGTTGGCGCGGATAATGTTTACGATGATGACGCGCATTTAACGGCATACTGCTACGACGCGACAAAAAATCGCTTCAAACCGGACGCCGTCATATTTCCACGAAATGAAGAAGATGTAAGCAAAATTTTAAAATACTGCAATGAAAATAAAATTGCAGTTGTGCCAAGAGGCGCAGGTAGCGGCTTTACAGGCGGAAGTTTGCCGGCAAACGGCGGTATAATTCTAGCCTTTGAAAAACATATGAATAAAATTTTAGAAATCGATATGCAAAATTTAGTCGCTGTCGTACAACCTGGCGTTATAAATAAAGATTTGCAAAAAGCGGCCGAAGCAAAAGGACTTTTCTACCCGCCTGATCCTGCAAGTCAAGATTATTGCACGATCGGTGGTAATGTAAGCGAAAATGCGGGCGGAATGAGAGCCGCAAAATACGGCATAACAAAAGATTATGTAATGGCGCTTCGCGCCGTTTTGCCAAATGGAGAGATAATAAGAGCCGGAAAGCGCACGATAAAAGATGTCGCAGGATACAATACCGCAGGAATTTTAATCGCCAGTGAAGGCACTTTGGCAGTTATTACTGAAATCACCTTAAAACTTATAGCAAAACCGAAAATGAGTGAAACCGCAATGGGAATTTTTGATTCCGTAGATGAAGCGATGAATGCCGTTTATAAAACAATGGCGGGTGGCGTAGTGCCTGTAGCAATGGAATTTTTGGATAATCTTAGCATTCGCGCCGTTGAAGAAAAATTTCACAAAGGTTTATCCGTTGATGCTGGAGCGATTTTGATAACCGAAGTAGATGGAAACTCAAAAGATGATTTATCACGCCAACTTGATTTAATAGAAGCGGCTTTTAAAGAAAACGGATGCACAAATTTTAAGCGCGCCAAAGATAAACAGGAAAGTGATGACATCTGGTTCGCAAGAAGAAATGTAAGTCAGGCAATCACAATTTACGGAAATAAAAAACTGAACGAAGACATCACCGTTCCGCGCTCAAAGCTACCGGAACTTTTGAAAAAAATAGGCGAAGTGGCGCAAGAGCACGCGTTAAAAGTACCTTGTTTCGGACATACCGGCGATGGAAATGTGCATACAAACGTTATGGTGGAAGACGGAAACGATAAAGCGCAACTTGAAAACGGGCAAAAGGCAATCGAAAAAATATTTAAAATCGCCGTTGATTTAGGTGGAACTTTGAGTGGAGAACACGGCATAGGATTAAGCAAAGCGCCTTTTATGCACTTGGCTTTTAGTGAAGCCGAGATGAATTTATTTCGCACCGTCAAAAAAGCTTTTGATCCTAATAATATTTTAAATCCCGGAAAAATGGGACTTTAAAATATTTTAATCGGTGCGATGAGATGAGAATTTCAAGGTTATTTATTGTTTAAAAACTTTTAATTGAAAAAAGGTACTGAATTTTTAAGGCTGAAAAAGTGAAAATTTTTATAACTGAAATTGTAAATTTTAAAATTTCTACTGAACTTTTGTATGAAATTTATGAAATTTCGCAGTTTTAAATTTTTCGCACAAGTATTTTAAGAAAAGAAATTTTTAAACTGCAGCCTTAAAAATTAAGTGAAAAAATAGAACCAAAGTATAGATTTTAAAGAGTTATAGATGGAGTTAATATGTCAAAAAAAAACGAAGCAAAATTTAATTTTAAAGATATCAGCGATAAATGCGTTAAATGCGGAAAATGCATACAAGTATGCACAATACACGAAATCAATCGCGATGAAGTAACCTCACCGCGCGGATTTTTGGACCTTTTAGGAGCTTATCAGAATGGTGATTTGGCGCTTGATAAAAATCTGAAAGATATTTTGCAAAAGTGCTTTTTATGCACAAACTGCGTGCAAGTCTGTCCAAACTCGCTCCCTGTCGATTTCGCAATCGAACAAAGCAGAAACGAAATAAGGAAAACTCACGGCATTGCGTGGTATAAAAAAATAGTCTTTTTCTTTTTAAGAAACCGCAAAATTTTAGATATCGTAGCGCGTTTCGGATATGTTTTTCAAAGCTGCGGATTTAAAATTTTAAAAGAGCAAAGTTCAATGAAAATGAGAAAAATTCCGCTTGTAAAAATGGATAGAGTGCTTCCGAGCCTAGCAAAAAAAAGTTTTTTAGCCTCTTATGAAGACGTGATTGAAAACGGTGGTGCCGGCAAAGTCGGAATTTTTATCGGCTGTTTTGCAAACTATTTTTATACGGATATCGGCAAAAGTTTGCTTAAAGTTTTAAAAGCCCTTAAAATAGATGCATATCTCATCAAAAAACAAAAATGCTGCGGCGCACCGCAATATTTCACCGGAGATTTTAAAAGTGTCGAATATTTGGCAAAATTTAATATTGAATATTTAGAGAGCTTCGTTGGCAAACTGGATGCCGTAATCGTGCCTGAAGCAACTTGTTGCGCGATGATAAAACATGATTATGCGAAGTTTTTTTGGAATGATAAAAAATGGAAAGAAAGAGCCGAAAAACTCTCGAATTTCATATTTTTAGCTACTGAATATCTCGATAAAAAGACAAATTTAGCCGAAATTCTGGCTACCAAAAAAACTCAAAATTTCAGCGTAACATATCATGATCCATGTCACGCGCGTAAAATGCTTGGAATCTTTAAAGAACCACGCCATCTGATAGCTCAAAATTTTACTATCAAAGAGATGAAAGATAGCAATCATTGCTGCGGTTTTGGCGGCGTTACAATGCAAAGCGAAAATTATAAATTTGCTAAACAGTCAGGACTTATAAAAGCTCAAATGATAAAAGAAGCGGATGCGACTTTCGTAAGTGCCGAATGCAGTGCTTGTAGAATGCAAATCACGGACGCGGTAAACGGCATAAAGGATGATACGAAATTTAAAAATCCTATCGAACTTATCGCAATGGCGTTAAAAGAGTAATTGTGTGAAAAATTCTTATCTGGCAGGCGTATTTTTAGCATTTATAAGCGGCATTATCTGGGGATTTTCCGGTGTTTGCGGTGAATATTTATTTACCAATAAACATTTCGATCCGTTTTGGCTAACTTCAGTGCGACTTTTAGCGAGCGGTTTAATACTTTTTACCATTGTTTTTACAAAATCTAAATTTAAAGTTTTCGCGATTTTTAGCGACCGATCGGCACTTTTTGACTTAGGGCTTTATGCTGTTTTCGGACTTGCGCTTTGCCAACTTACATATTATTTTACAATATCATACTCAAATGCCGCCATAGCTACGACTTTGCAATATACGGCGCCTGCTATGATTATGATATTTGTCTGTATAAAAGAGCGGAATTTTCCCACTTTTAGAGAATTTATCGCACTTGTTTTTGCAACTTCTGGCATTTTTTTCTTTGCAACTCATGGAAATTTTCAAAATTTAGTAATTTCAAAAGAGGCTCTTATAATCGGATTATTATCAGCACTTTGCGTTGTAATTTACAGCATAGCTCCAATTAAAATCAGTCAAAAATACGGCACAAATGCTGTTTTAGCGCTTGGACTTATTATGAGCGGCGGAGTTTTTTGGATTTTTTATGCGATTTTTGGCGGCGAAATTTTACCAAGTATTGATTTTTCCGCATTTTTAGTTATTTGTGCAATTGTATTTTTGGGTACAATTTGCGGTTTTTCATTATATATGATTGCAGTTAACTTTATAGGACCGAAAAGAGCAAGCCTGGTAGCCTCAATTGAACCTCTTATGGCGGCACTTTTCGGACATTTTTGGCTTGGAAGCAAATTTGTATTTTTCGATTATCTGGGTTTTACTTTAATCATTTTGTGTGCAGTTTTACTGAGCAAAAAATAACTATAAATACAATTTATGGTATTAGAAGCGTTTATTTAATATTTTTGTGCTTTTTGAAATATTTATAAAAACAAAAAATTTAATAAATTTTAAAATTATTTTATACTAAAGCGATTTTTTAATAAATCAATTTTATATAAATTAATGCTATTAAAGATGTAATGTTTACCTGCAATGGCAAAAAAGTTTTAAATTTTATTTATTATGAGCAAAACTTTTAATTTTTTTATATAAATTTTTAACCTGATGATAAATTACCGCCCTTAAATTTCAATATTTTTATTGTTTCTTGTAAAATTTAAATAGTAAATTTGCAAAAGTTTATTCTAAAATACAACAACTGAAAAATGTAAATTTTTGGTTTTCTATAAAAAGTATTGCAAAATTAAAATATGTTTTAATTTTATTAAATTTCACTTTTATTGATTGCTTCGGCTTGA from Campylobacter hominis ATCC BAA-381 carries:
- the dnaG gene encoding DNA primase, whose translation is MIAKESIDKLIQISDIVEVIGHYLDVKKSGANFQAICPFHNDTHPSLMISPTKQIYHCFVCEAGGGAINFIMEYEKVGFVEAVQILAKMYNFELSYTSDDFADKEKKDDKKILEMLNAYYQSLLYSNKKAIDYLYSRGLDDKTIQNFGLGWAPGSANTIRALENEQIEPGEALAVGAIKQNENGFYASFIDRITFPIFDERSRIVGFGGRTLNSENKAKYVNSPDSSVFNKSKIFYAYDLARKDAVKKNELIICEGYMDVIMLHKAGITNAVAVLGTALTEQHLPILKRMKFHIILSFDGDTAGIRAAVRSAELLLKNEINTSVVIIENGADPADMVFAGKIDELREIYSKGVEGGEFLIRQIASNFDLSKPILRKEALSEIQKLTFSLDSIVAMGYENLVSAVLNLPIGSFSLTNKKNNLSSSPEIPLMPKAHKKDIAELEILKTMISDENFKLLGLDELKSKNFRAHADIFEILKSGVKWQENPILRELMIDDSIKESNNLRSFSKAISILKINFCKNELLRLARSDEKDKFIKMEQIRQEIKELS
- a CDS encoding tetratricopeptide repeat protein, which codes for MENFLISYRDPIFGLIVLISIILLVAVLSFFWGVFSKKDENHNIEKFIKKFDSANTLSNKYDELLRHLEIGADVLAILASTFVKSGDFEKAISVYIIALSKTNDKKERVFLLTSLGKVYFKAGFLERAENVLLQSLKLSPRNPEALKILSVIYERLKFYDKALESIDALTEQGEETYALNCYIQALIIKNDRNLSFNEKISRILALNFDSAKRMALELYLQNKEPLENFKNFPELKNCIDLIYPLNFAVNTDDNEFKELFYTKNLTSQNGESQIFEINALSALKKTNFSDATLKFSYICQNCKSSLPTFFYRCPMCYSLQSVQIIPQITKKTDEISQTF
- the rnhA gene encoding ribonuclease HI, with translation MKSVKLFSDGSCLGNPGIGGWAYILEFNGHEKCECGGEMLTTNNKMELRAAIEGLKALKEPCEVKIFTDSSYVTNSINGWLEKWVAKNFKGKQNVELWREFLRVSAMHKISAFWVKGHAGHPQNERCDEMARNFAQNLKGA
- the rnc gene encoding ribonuclease III, with the translated sequence MHEIEKILGYKFKNENHLKLALTHKSFKGAQNNERLEFLGDAVMDLIVAEYLYEKFRHTQEGDLSKLRAALVNEKSFAKFARKLKIGENLFLSLGEEHNGGRKKDSILSDAFEAIFGAIYLESGLEVCKSLSIKILEEIFPQIDKSLYKDFKTELQEITQANFALTPTYKLLSATGPDHKKEFEMAVFFDDKKIAAAKGKSKKEAEQKAAKIAIEIAITENIK
- a CDS encoding FAD-linked oxidase C-terminal domain-containing protein, with protein sequence MNAKHINFLKNSVGADNVYDDDAHLTAYCYDATKNRFKPDAVIFPRNEEDVSKILKYCNENKIAVVPRGAGSGFTGGSLPANGGIILAFEKHMNKILEIDMQNLVAVVQPGVINKDLQKAAEAKGLFYPPDPASQDYCTIGGNVSENAGGMRAAKYGITKDYVMALRAVLPNGEIIRAGKRTIKDVAGYNTAGILIASEGTLAVITEITLKLIAKPKMSETAMGIFDSVDEAMNAVYKTMAGGVVPVAMEFLDNLSIRAVEEKFHKGLSVDAGAILITEVDGNSKDDLSRQLDLIEAAFKENGCTNFKRAKDKQESDDIWFARRNVSQAITIYGNKKLNEDITVPRSKLPELLKKIGEVAQEHALKVPCFGHTGDGNVHTNVMVEDGNDKAQLENGQKAIEKIFKIAVDLGGTLSGEHGIGLSKAPFMHLAFSEAEMNLFRTVKKAFDPNNILNPGKMGL
- a CDS encoding (Fe-S)-binding protein; this translates as MSKKNEAKFNFKDISDKCVKCGKCIQVCTIHEINRDEVTSPRGFLDLLGAYQNGDLALDKNLKDILQKCFLCTNCVQVCPNSLPVDFAIEQSRNEIRKTHGIAWYKKIVFFFLRNRKILDIVARFGYVFQSCGFKILKEQSSMKMRKIPLVKMDRVLPSLAKKSFLASYEDVIENGGAGKVGIFIGCFANYFYTDIGKSLLKVLKALKIDAYLIKKQKCCGAPQYFTGDFKSVEYLAKFNIEYLESFVGKLDAVIVPEATCCAMIKHDYAKFFWNDKKWKERAEKLSNFIFLATEYLDKKTNLAEILATKKTQNFSVTYHDPCHARKMLGIFKEPRHLIAQNFTIKEMKDSNHCCGFGGVTMQSENYKFAKQSGLIKAQMIKEADATFVSAECSACRMQITDAVNGIKDDTKFKNPIELIAMALKE
- a CDS encoding DMT family transporter; the encoded protein is MKNSYLAGVFLAFISGIIWGFSGVCGEYLFTNKHFDPFWLTSVRLLASGLILFTIVFTKSKFKVFAIFSDRSALFDLGLYAVFGLALCQLTYYFTISYSNAAIATTLQYTAPAMIMIFVCIKERNFPTFREFIALVFATSGIFFFATHGNFQNLVISKEALIIGLLSALCVVIYSIAPIKISQKYGTNAVLALGLIMSGGVFWIFYAIFGGEILPSIDFSAFLVICAIVFLGTICGFSLYMIAVNFIGPKRASLVASIEPLMAALFGHFWLGSKFVFFDYLGFTLIILCAVLLSKK